The sequence CCTGTTTAATTAGATCAGGATCTCGAATAACAAACACTGGCGAGGTCAGATCGTGTATGCCGAAAACtctaaaattgttttgatttgttGATGTATACAAGATTGTAAGATCTGATACTTACTTGGCGTTTGGAAACTTGTCATATATGGTTGTAATAAAGTCACCGAATGAAAGTTTCCGTAAATATAATGGCCATGTACTGCCTAGTAGGAATTTAGGAGTCAACGAAGGAATGGGTTTTTTATGGAAGTAATCATTGTTTTTTGTAAGTAAGTAATAAATGATTGCTAGGAGAACGACAATCGTGATGAGATATAGAAAATTAATTTCCATTTTCAATTGAGTCGCACATCTGTCGTGCAAGAGAAACCACAAATAACTGAGCGACAATTTTGAGCAACCGCAGTGGTATTCTCCAAAAGGTCATATTAATATGAGTGCGATTGTATGTGCTGGGTATTTTTGATCGCCGGATCATTGATGTCGTGTTGGTTTTAGAACCTGTTTTGCTAGTTTTAGCATTCGGTTTGGTAGTGCGTTACACATTTTTTTAAGAGACACGAGACCAAAACGCCACCGgctgcgttttattgtttgtaTTTACAGATAAGACTGCATTAAAAGCGGTCGTCTTATCTATCACAATATACGTAGGCCGCTACTGGCAACACCAAAacaaagtttgacattttttaaCATAAACGTACTCAGAACGTTTTGATGTACAAGCGCTGAATCGTGGTCGTAGTTCGGTCGCCGATGAATTCCTTGAATATCGTCCAAAATCAATTGTTTTGCCAAAAACCATCGATGCTGTGCTTGAACTGGTGAAGgccacgaaggcccggcgggcgGAAGATGGTGgtcagggacggggatcgagagaatctggcggatgttagtgtcgaacctgtaggtggagtttatactttctgagcgaggaataacacattacacttgtatatcaatgtgtttaaggtactggtatatgagaagcatatataaactatcccgactcgccaacacatcccgaaccggaacctcaggcggtctacctcgggccctaagggattccagtagcttcgacctggcgtcgcgatactccacgcacgaccacacgacatgctcgatgttttgataaccgtcgccacaggtgcagagaccactctccgcaagcccaacacgccggggATGtgtgttgaaagtgtagtgatttgacatgagccgcgacataaaacgaatgaaatcgcgactcacgttcatccccctgaaacaagatttcgtcgataccttagggataatggagtgtagccatcgtcccagttcgtcattcgtccatgaagttttccAACttccgagagttttctgacgagaaatactgaaaaattcattgaagcagattggtctttcataaatatcaccttccaatgcgcccaccttagccaatgtctgccttttcattgcccgaaatggaacaatgcgaagggacccagactaacgatattaaataagaccgttcagataaagttatcAAATGTTCCCTTATTTTCCCtagaaaatatgggggatactttcctggcttcattgcccggagagcttctattgagcttagactgtccgtgacaatgaagtaatggtctttgggcaaggtttgaatgatctcaagggtgtactgaatggcagctaattctgcgacgtaaactgaagccggatcactgagtttgtacaaagcgatgatgttctgattgaagataccgaagcctgtggactcgttgatgtttgatccgtcagtgtaaaacactttttcacagtTTACTGTTCTAagtttgttataaaaaatattaggggctacttgagggcgtatgtgatccggaattccacgatggATTTggtaaatcgatttcaacaagtctaaactcgtttgaaagttacttttttccattgaataaaatttgaaatttaaatggcTTAATTCCGAAACTCCGGGTCCAGAGATATATTTTATTCTAACCACTAATTTTTCTCGCAGATGACTAACCCGATTTAAACAATCTCTGCAATACCGGCAAATTTTCCCTTTCTAAAactctgatttttttatttaactttttcggattatttattgagaaaaaaaatcaaacattttttttagtgtatatttttttagagtgcccaatcgattccctacaacttcttcctgaacgccatttttgtacaattaacggtttccgagttacaacgatttgaaaaaggcaatttttgtgaaatgcaaaaatacatacgccctttttaaaaatcagtcacgAGTGGGATTGACCTTTCCATcaattcaaaacttatggtttgccatactgaagccatgtgcaaagtttcatccaaatcggagaaggtcgagtctgatgatctgcgaAGCATGTCTGGAATTGCTCTGTaggatcttctaccggattgaaaatgttgtatataatATAGAGCAAGTTATGGACGAACCCAAATAACAGATGACCCGTACGCACAGACGTCAGCAAAGTACGCGTCAGCAGTAAGACTCCAGTGTATCCAACGCGTGGAGATGTCAACCACCCTGTTACCAATTATCGAACCGCTAACATTGCAGCAGACATCCGGCCACCGTGGCTGCATCagccacacggaaccacccgcgatcccatttcaaccagaatagtagttgattttctgaattcgattggttaaaatttggtacaactaatcgattgttgttttaacaaaactgtcttttttgtttttcgattagcagaaacgatggttgaaacaactaatttaattatttgaaaaaaatgctgtcaattagtgaggacacatacctttcaatttcaacaaatattttagttgaaataactggtgttgttattgaaacaaaattctgttagttgaaaaataaatcggttttatttgttttagacattgcaaatagttgaatcaactcgaacaatgttattgatttgcgaaaataatcaaagtatacttactgatacacgtcattatctatttgaaataagttcggtatgttgagactcatgaaataaatatcgttgttaaaatataaaaatatattttatattgacatgtaatatcattagggctgggtaAACTACCGATCACTgccgatttcaagtgatcttaaccaaggaataaattatcattacgaaatcagaactcagaactgatctgatctctaagtgattttgatttttgtatgatcatcaacgtttttaatcagcaaaaatgcccggaggggcgagtaaattagcgaaattattaaatttacctaaaattagtattgaaagatgatgccttcaaacggttgaacggttggaattttgcgacggcaattcaaacgcgccattcaatcgcagcgcgttctgtgtgtttgaaacctttcgctcctgttacttttataaattaaattcatgtcaaaaagcgttttattgctaatgcatgagcATCATCATCTGTATCAAACAGcgggaagtaaaacagtctgctggaagtaaatcaatgatcgaaataATAGCGGTtaaataaacacttgttatcataaatttctcaaatcgaatgaacacattttcaccaaacgctttaaccatcgatgttgttttcattgacattttgaagcgacgcgaactaaaaaagttgttgattttgcattgcgattattgttttgctttcaactgtctccggcatttgacagcattcaaaacaacatatttttcaactacttgaatatatgcaaatcaaaaaccatattggttgaatcacgaagaaattagttaaatcaactatcgcaaaattcgaaaactgcgatatcgcaattttatgatcgaagggttcttcgtgtaagaaccattagtaatTGCATCAGCCGAAACCACCACGCCGCATCGACGATTTCGACATGTTCGGACAGGATAACCGCTGATACAATAGTTTAGGGCTAGGTAGTCAGGTCTAACGAACATTCAGGCAAGACAAGCTAATTAGTTCGATTTGAGAGTTAAGAGAGTGCAGATGTGAAAACCAAATATACCATgaattgaaatgtttttttaaaaatacttAAATAAACCCAAGTACATAAgtcaatatcgagcagcttctgtcaaattaccggcaatcaccaacactgctggaAGGTAAGTAAGAATAATCTACGATTTTAGTGTTTACAAATACTGCCCACACTTAGTTATCAGTTTTTATTTAATCGATACCTACATCATAGTTTCCAAATCAATTCCGGGGTAATAATTTCAAATATACACCATTCTCCGGAGTGACATCCCCAAGTCCCTTAGAAATTTTAAGCGGTATCTCCGTTCGATCAGTCTTTTCGAAGGAGAAATTCAGTAGCATATAATACAGAATAACTTTAACCTCGGCAAGTGCGAAACGCGATCCGATACAATTTCTGGGACCGATTCCAAATGGTGCATATGATTCGGCTTTGATGTTACCCTTCCGCATGTCTCCAAATCGTTCTGGATCGAAAACATCCGGATTCGGAAAATAGTTAGGATCACGGTGTAGTGCCTGAATGGGTATCCAAACATAGGAGCCTTTATCGATAATAAACTTGAGTCCATCGCCAGAATCTAGTTGATAGTCTTTCAAGCAAATTCGATCAACTGCTGGAACTGGTGGCCACATTCGAAGACCTTCTGATATAACCATATCCAAATACTTCATTTTCAGTAGGGCATCGTATGTCAGTGATCCTTCACCTAGAGATGAATGAGTTGCTACAATTTCTTTGTGCAGTCTTCGTTGTACATCAGGATTTACCGCTAGTTCATAAATTACGAAAAGTAAGCACGTTGAAACAGTATCAAATCCTGCTATAAAAAATACTAAACATTGAGCTACTATTTCAGCATCAGTTAGAGTTGTCAATCTATGCCCTTTACTAATACTGGATTCATGCACAGTGGCAAAACTGTCATCATGTTCTGtatgttgtttttgttttagtgTTCCTTTCTTAGCTTGTATCAAAAGATTCACCATGTCTTGTCGAACAATACCCTTATTTTCTCGATCGTTTATAGCTGATAGTATAATCGATTTGAAGTAATTATTGTATTTTGCATCAACTATATCGATTCCCGAATGATCCATGATACTTGGTATTAATCTGTGCCCGATTAATCGGAGAAATACACTTATTCGATTAAAGTTCATCATGTTCCTTCCATTTTCGAAAAACTCGTTTGTAGGATTTTTTAATGAATCAACTTGGAAACCGAAAGCACACGTAGCAATCACATCGTTTGAAAATCGTGAGAAGACATCCTTCATTTCGTACTCCTGAGGTCCCTTTGAACGTGCTTCATCGAGATAGTATCGCGCAGCATTTTCACCGCATTCCACTATGAGATCGAACATCAACCGTAGTTTGCTACCGGTGAACGCAGGACTCAACGTTGCCCGCATGTTTCTCCATTTTTGACCGGTTAAAGCAAACAACGATTTACTGAAGATCAAATCCGGATGATTGTTGTCTGCCCCACCAAACAGAGGCACACGATCAACAAAGTGATCGAAATCTTTCACAGCCACTTTTTTTATCAAGTCAGGATCACGTATAACAAACACTGGTGAGATTAGATCAAACATTCCGAATACCCTGAAAATAAATTCTTTTTAAATGGTAACATGATATATTTGATTAGTTTTCTTACTTGGAGTTCGGAAACTTTTCATACGTGGTTTGGATGAAATcaccgaatgaaatttttttcagatataGCTGCCACGTACTTCCCAGCAGGAATTTGGTATCCAACGAAGGAATGGGTTTCTTGTGGAAGTAATCACTGTTCCTGGTTAGAAACTGATAAATTATAACCAAAATTACGCCGATCGCGATGAGATGCAGGAAGCTTATTTCCATCCTGAAAGAGCAGTTTTCTCAGCACATCCGCTGTTGAGGAAAAATTGCCAACGACTAAGTGCATTTCGGAATTATACCAAGATTATTCAACAACCGGAATAAACTCGCATCACTCTGATGGTATGTAATATGAATTCCGTATAAGGAGCTAGCGTATTTACATCGATAACACTCATCATCGATGATTGTTTTGCACGTTTGTATAGTAGAGGATGAGCGTGCACTTTTGCCGAGCGCATTAAAACACTATTTAAATTGTATACAAACTTGCTCAGGCTAGACTAGGTATGTCATGGTCTAGCTTTAAGTTAGATGGAACAGTATTTTCGAAATAAATAAGTATATTTAGTTTTATTCCACATTATTTCACACTGAAATATTACTATGAATTCTAATTGTGCAAATAAATTTCTGATGGACGACTTTGAatcaatgttgagaaattaAAGACCGAAATTATCTATGCTCGGAAGTTTTATGTTAAGTTGAGCTAGTTAGTATACTTTGTTTAAGtacaaattcagaaattcatcAGCAGAATACAATACCTAATACAAATTAGTCTCCCCTAAAAATCATCATGACATCAATCCATACGGGTTTCAATCATTATAGATAAGATGTCACTGCCATATCGAGTAGTATATAAATATTATATGAAGCATAAATGACATTCCTTACCACATTTGATGTAAGTATCAAGTCTTTAGTTAATTACTTAAATATAATCAAAAGCGATTCCACCGCAAATCCCgtcttttaaaaaatatttttttatctttatctTTTTATCTTTGATTTGgccgatttggctcaaatttagcatgaaaaTACTTCATGACCAAAAAGCACAATTTGCATCATTGCTGCACCATTTCGACTCTAATCATCAGTGtactatttttatatttatatttatatatttgaaaatgatgaaCATTGTTTGTGGCAATGTTTTAAGTAGAGTGTCTCTAGGTCGTCAAAtgatgagataactaagtcctcacaagttcctatctcatgcctccccgagcgtctatgatgacatttggtcaatagaacggcgtcgactgggtgctatcgccttctgcgttagtagcaaaatgagagggtgcgaaatggactgtagtttgaagcccatcctaaagtgctatATTGCAATatacatagtatattgcaacatgttgtttgttgcattatttgttatatattgaattgatttatattacattgtattatatattgttgttgttgttgttgttattattattattattgttattattattattattattattattattattattattattattaataataataaaaattatatttcctgcaaaactgcgacgaaagaagagcataacttacactgcgaaagCAACTGTTAtagattgtatcatagcatattatttcatatattatcttattatattatattttgttatgttgtatggtattatactgcattgcattatatcatattatattgtattatattatattatattatattataagtattgtgttatattgtattatgttatattattttttattatgttatatcacagagaacagatatccaacagacattcatacgtgtaaagtcgtgtgcaacggtgatttttaatggattttcatttgtatgctttacacagcattttaaaaaagtttgtactagcttggatgtgatatattttataatattatattatattatattatattatattatattatattatattatattatattatattatattatattatattatattatattatattatattatattatattatattatattatattatattatattatattatattatattatattatattatattatattatattatattgtattatgctcaagtatatcgacaacggtgAGGGGCAGGgattgcatcagggtatcttacaagtgaatgactggatgatggagtggattgccaacctgagtcacgcgggggaagctttgtgtttctccctgaaggtctgaaatgagtaagacgcacccttctaacaaacaaaccatcatgcgggtttaagctggtacagcgaaattctttattgtaTGGcaggatgttcttgctggaaggcgccgggtcctcaaaacctattttggccttcttaacagcaattatatgaaagctatctgataatcaaattcggatctactgtaagtctacccgcatacattggtaatgccttgaactgatgatggcatcacacatacatacatacatacatacatgtttTAAGTAGAGTGTCTCTAAGTGACGGTAGTTGTTCGATTGGAAGACACTTTTTGGTAAGTATCGTTGCtaacgacctgtcaaatacaataTAGCTTTCTAAACTTTCGGATTAAATGATTCGAGTTGTTGCCGACATTACGAACGAAATGTCATCATTCTACTTACAGGAAATTTAGTTTTAGGTAATTAATGGAACTATAAGAAGAAAGTAGACACTGCTGAAACGAGTGTTCTTTTATATTCCAACTTGaaaatacgcaaaatgtctgttgatgtatgtaacaaaaatatgcactcaattttctcagaaatggctggactgatttccacaaacttagatttaaatgaaaggtcctatggtcccataacctacaattgaattttattccggttcgggagtaacagggtgaaatgtgcgaaaaaaacgtgcttaatccaactAGCAGCGAGATCATACCTTTATTGtatcaatccacatgtgttttttgcatgaatattcttcggtgtttcagttttcatgacattattctaatgtccgtcgttttaatgggcaatttgagattttaatcactcattactctgtaatgtcgaaactgcaaaagatcgaatttgaatctaaaaatgtaacaatcgattaaatattccatgatatgtcgaagtaatttccactttagagtttagggtaccgaaaactgaatacaaccaaaaatgaaataagtttatttggttatcgactatccaaatctgctaacgcgataaacctgattaatttatgtgaaacagacatttttatactaatcactctagttctagatgcataattaatgtcagttacaaaatttaaatctggattctataacaagaataactggcagccccagcagtgttttactcgtgtttcgaatatacaaaaaatagaacggcatcatacaccagttttgaatttgacagaggaactggtcgaataaataaaactagaacggcttgctggggatacgtttattccagtttctgttctattatagatcttccatacagaacttctagctgctgaatttgctcttaggttcaaacgaaaggtcttacaatttcATAAGATCCAaccgaattttattcggatatgATTTCCGCTAACGGAATTTCAGTGTGATAagtatgaaaatttcaatttcaagagcGTAGTTTTATACATGACTCTGAAAATTGAGCAATATACTTTCTACTAGCCGCATAAGTCTTCAATTAGGAAGGTctgattagttgatgaccaaatatatTGCTTTtgggttatatgagaaaggcattattacaccactagatggattaaaacaggttttgatttCTGTTTAGCGGTTTGTCTTGGAAAGTGTTCACCGTtaaattccttttgtggaatttgactgtttcaacagacttcgcagccgattctcagcgtacagaatcattgcatagctagtactacgatcctactgacactataaaTCCTTCCAGACTGGGACTTgaatatacgacaactgacttgtaagaccaacgccctacacagataaaaatattttgtgaatttacatctattttcatgcacatatttggagcaggtaattaaacataaaattactttacaattctgtacgtttcaatacaatttaatcgcaaaataagcgttaattgaaagatatagttatattcattgaaaattcaatgcaattcaatttagttttgcatcgatgaaggttttcaatcaaaatttcgattcaacccatgtctattccatgttacttagatttacatctcgtgtaaatttcattatttctttctgtgtatgcaTTGAACTGGCCAATTTACAAAAACAAGAATAAATTAAGGGGACGGGTAtcgcgtgatgggttagtcgatacgATGCACCTATGATCATAtgatcagaaaaattttctagcCCAAAGAGGCGGAGTACCTTAAGATTAAAATCTCTATAAGCGAAACAGAATTAAACAGGAATaaatgaatgatagtttttcgTTCCATTAACAGTAATATCTCTTTTCGATGATGTTTATTAAGGAGCAAGAtattttgcaagcgtatgagtaatgtcaacaatgtgtgcgtgaaAACAACCTCCTGCgcttttttcccttttttgaatcaataaatcttccatacggttgaaaaacaaacaaatcagttcattctgcttagaattgcaattcaagaaaagcgtaAGTCTTAGTCTAAAATCttccgtttttctgaaaactgctcgagaaaaaatatttcagtttcagcttacttccactaacacatttgattagcaccgAACACATTCTTATATGGATTTTCTTTTGCAGAAATTTTTGCGAAATAAAGATTTTCGTATCTTCTATTAGAAATCCCgcaaataggaacctttaattaaaCATGCGAAAGGTAATTGATATGGAAGGTTgtcgtaaaattttttatttttctggaaaactgattttttaacagaaaatatttagttttgtttattttgtgtagcgcgatTTAATACAAATGTACTGATGCAGTgtagctaacttttttattagggagttgaaatctacattcataaaatataaacaattttccatcgaacatttgaaaaattgattaaaactgatatttcatccagaaAGTCagacttaacattcatttgagaataaatgatTGCTAAAAGAGATGGTTCTAAACTTAATCGTTCAAGCCAataactggttgcactgcatatataaatATCtatgatctatgacatacgtaccaaataaaatgtgcgTAATactcaaattaccaacacaagcaaTCTTGATTAACATTTGATTCTTAAGTCTTAAGGTAATTTCATACTCTATTGTATTAAAAAAACAAGTTTGTgttatttgtttcttttttcgcTTCCGAGTTCAACCGCAATAGTTCCTTTGCATTTTTGATGGGATGTTCACGATTGCTGTGACTACAGATTATGCAAGGACTGAACACATATCAGTccagtggcccttattaccggtgtcactacacggtgaaaaccaagtgaagtgactgtgacccttattatgggtatcacttcacggtggaaatcaagtgaagtgaatttaagCCCTTATTACGGAattcgcttcagagacaaaagtaattacttaaatgaacttgatgtcattatgaacctcacgccaccaacattttcttgaaaaattaattttttccatcacagtgatcacttcactaagcGTGATATCGGTAATAGGTaagatcaagtgaagtgacatgtaagtgaagtgaatgtgaaagtggaagtgagaacggtaataaggcctattatgaacatcacgacaccaacatttcgttgaaaaaatgagtttttcccactacagtgatcacttcaccatgcgtgatactggtaataggtaaaatcaagtgaagtgatatgtgagtgaagtgaaagtgaaagaggaagtgagaacggtaataagggccagctCTTATTATGCGTAAtggcgtattgatttttcgattgaATGTAGTACGATCTAATACAAGTTCTCTTTTATTTTACTAGCGTTATCACGAATACGACATTCGACAGAGAAAACAATACGTCATTAATCAGAATAAGGGCGGATATTTGGGCTAGCATCGCAGTCAAGTGACGCAGTAGAATAAAAGACAAAATAAGACAATCACTGCAAAGTGTTTAAAAGGTTATAACAGAAGTCTAATTAAATAGTCAATCAATGAATTTGGACCCAAATCTGCACTTCACTTTGTATTATTGTATGAATTCAAAGATAAAGTCTTGGCTATTCCTTCTCTTTTTGTTAACTTCTCCTTAACAACCGTCATCAAATTTTTCTCCGCTCGCTCGAGttcatcaattttctttgcGATGTCCGAAACATTCGGTGTCATGTAGCGTTCGGACTTTTGTCTCAATTCTTCATTCTGCTCTTCCAGTTCCTGAATGTCCTTCTCCGTTCGTACAATTTTTTCTTCCAGCTGCAGTAGAGTTTTCTCCAACTGCACGCAATCAGCATTTATCTGTCCGTACTGCTTCATCGTTTCCCCAAGCTTGATCTTTTCCCGGATCGTGTCCCGCTTCACCACACCGCCCATCAATTTCAACTCGTAACAGGTTTTGCTTGCATTTCGCATCTCGATTTCGTTATCCTTCTGCTGAATGACCAAGCCGTCGTGGTCCACCAAGAGACTATCGCTGCAAACGATTCTCTGCTTTTCTTCGATCAAATCACGCTTGACTTGGAGCTCTTGAGAGGCCTTCCGTAGCTGGGACTGAATAGTTTCCGAAGTCATTTTGCATTTTTCCGCCCAGTCACGGCAAAACTCGGAGAACAATTCGAACGGTACCGGTTCCAGTGGATTGCGAGCACGACGAGtggaaattttcgattctatcgtGGAAACTGCTCGGTTGGCTTCCTGAATCGTTAGACTCATATCCTCGATGGAGCTTTCGAGCTCGTTGATTCGTTGACAGAATCTTTGTGGTTGCTCCGTGGCGGCCATTGCGACACATATGGTGTTTGAGTAATGTATGAATCATGGGTTGCTATGCGGAAATGTTGAAGCGTTTGCCTTTATTAGTACTTTTCAGTTATTAGCAAAGCAAagccctggcattacattccttttgtaaaatttgacctttctgtttcaacaaacctcgcagccgattcttagtgtacagaatcattgcttgactagtactacgatcctactgacactatgaatccttccagttcAGGActggaacatacgacaactggtttgtgagaccagcgccctatgcattgaattgtCAACTCGCGGTGTGTtttttgtattatattattatgaTTTATAAATGGTAGCCGTGAtcatttttttggcattaaaatgccttactcttcactatatggggccgggtgtaaatcaaaagtttcaaaaatagtcgcgtaacctttttgtgtcataactttgaacgttaataacttggtcatttgttgatggattgttataatttaacaaccaatcgattcggaaacttttaacttaaacatgtat comes from Malaya genurostris strain Urasoe2022 chromosome 3, Malgen_1.1, whole genome shotgun sequence and encodes:
- the LOC131437332 gene encoding cytochrome P450 9e2-like, whose product is MEISFLHLIAIGVILVIIYQFLTRNSDYFHKKPIPSLDTKFLLGSTWQLYLKKISFGDFIQTTYEKFPNSKVFGMFDLISPVFVIRDPDLIKKVAVKDFDHFVDRVPLFGGADNNHPDLIFSKSLFALTGQKWRNMRATLSPAFTGSKLRLMFDLIVECGENAARYYLDEARSKGPQEYEMKDVFSRFSNDVIATCAFGFQVDSLKNPTNEFFENGRNMMNFNRISVFLRLIGHRLIPSIMDHSGIDIVDAKYNNYFKSIILSAINDRENKGIVRQDMVNLLIQAKKGTLKQKQHTEHDDSFATVHESSISKGHRLTTLTDAEIVAQCLVFFIAGFDTVSTCLLFVIYELAVNPDVQRRLHKEIVATHSSLGEGSLTYDALLKMKYLDMVISEGLRMWPPVPAVDRICLKDYQLDSGDGLKFIIDKGSYVWIPIQALHRDPNYFPNPDVFDPERFGDMRKGNIKAESYAPFGIGPRNCIGSRFALAEVKVILYYMLLNFSFEKTDRTEIPLKISKGLGDVTPENGVYLKLLPRN